One window of the Eucalyptus grandis isolate ANBG69807.140 chromosome 6, ASM1654582v1, whole genome shotgun sequence genome contains the following:
- the LOC104448011 gene encoding dihydrofolate reductase, producing MGIEGEETAVEQQRRPRILCLHGFRTSGEILKKQVLKWPDSVLRRVDLVFPDGPFPAEGKSDVEGIFDPPYFEWFQFNKEFTEYTNFDECLSYIEDVMIKQGPFDGLLGFSQGAILSAALPGLQAKGVALTKVPKIKLLIIIGGAKFKSPSVADNAYASPIQCPSLHFLGETDFLKPYGLELLESCADPIVVHHPKGHTIPRLDEKGLETAERFLDRIRDVLAEDEEH from the exons ATGGGCATCGAAGGAGAGGAGACGGCGGTGGAGCAGCAGCGGCGGCCCAGGATCCTCTGCCTCCACGGCTTCCGGACCAGCGGGGAGATCCTGAAGAAGCAGGTCCTCAAGTGGCCCGACTCCGTCCTCCGCCGCGTCGACCTCGTCTTCCCCGACGGCCCTTTCCCCGCGGAGGGCAAGTCCGACGTCGAGGGCATCTTCGACCCTCCCTACTTCGAGTGGTTCCAGTTCAACAAG GAGTTCACGGAATACACCAACTTCGACGAGTGCCTCTCTTACATCGAAGATGTCATGATCAAGCAAGGACCTTTCGACGGTCTCCTGGGTTTCTCACAG GGGGCGATACTGTCGGCGGCGCTTCCGGGGCTACAAGCGAAG GGAGTGGCGCTGACCAAGGTGCCGAAGATCAAACTCCTGATAATCATCGGGGGGGCCAAATTCAAGTCTCCATCGGTGGCTGACAACGCGTACGCTTCTCCCATCCAATGCCCGTCCCTCCACTTTTTAG GAGAGACTGATTTTTTGAAGCCGTATGGGTTAGAACTGTTGGAGTCGTGTGCGGATCCCATCGTAGTTCATCATCCCAAAGGCCACACCATTCCCAGGCTTG ATGAAAAGGGATTGGAAACGGCAGAGAGGTTCCTCGACAGGATTCGGGACGTTTTGGCAGAGGATGAAGAACACTAG
- the LOC104448007 gene encoding bet1-like protein At4g14600 has translation MAGNYHRGGPLYGGASAPYRSQEGLSTRPAGGSDEVQLRIDPMHGELDDEITGLRKQVRQLRNVAQDIETEAKFQNDLLNQLQMTLIKAQAGVKNNVRRLNKSIVQYGSSNVVHVVAFALVCFFFVYLWSKLSRR, from the exons ATGGCCGGCAACTACCACCGTGGCGGCCCGTTGTACGGCGGCGCCTCCGCCCCCTACCGATCCCA GGAGGGGCTCAGCACGAGACCCGCGGGCGGCTCCGATGAAGTCCAGTTGCGGATCGACCCGATGCATGGGGAATTGGATGACGAGATCACCGGCCTCCGCAAGCAAGTTCGCCAATTGAGAAAC GTTGCACAAGATATAGAGACAGAAGCAAAATTTCAGAATGATCTGCTCAATCAGCTG CAAATGACGCTGATCAAAGCACAAGCAGGTGTTAAGAACAATGTGCGGAGGCTGAACAAGAGCATAGTTCAATATGGTTCAAGTAATGTCGTCCATGTTGTGGCTTTTGCATtggtttgcttcttctttgtcTACCTATGGTCAAAACTTTCCAGAAGATGA
- the LOC104448009 gene encoding uncharacterized protein LOC104448009, which produces MDLEKHSKVPTKRPKGCSCQSPTLVILFTLTPLLVLLLFRIQSFTFSTPSGSTSWEFFQKWTAITIDSTTDHSCSDRLGNLTAKLRESVTFLPLKDLRYADMEAAMSGNTWFMSSLSDTVEENEAEHLYFPSQGSKGRILCIKGRDSKDGSKNSYALAWPESLPESATLLEGLSFVSDTYYDYLNLWHGLYAVAPFVGWSKKNQCLKPTRWVLFHWGELRSKMGAWAQNLMRATYGDVAVEVFRGGGDGPYCFERAVVMRHNIENMGKKKRVQVSEQLRCKAREFCGINTSSKGNEVNERGEPVVNMTLLMRRGSRSFKNASAVVNVFTRECERVDGCALSVVQSEDLSFCDQVRVMTYTDIVATPHGAQLTNMLFMEPGSRVMEFFPRGWLELAGIGRHAHRWTAELCGMIHEGTYWEPLGTKDCPNPHQDLDCFLFYKDGQVGHNETFFAEWTRDVLSRVRESKLEEAKKRLQPKRTTCVC; this is translated from the exons atggacCTTGAGAAGCACTCAAAAGTACCAACCAAACGCCCCAAGGGTTGCTCCTGTCAGTCGCCTACGCTCGTCATCTTATTCACCTTGACTCCGCTTCTAGTTCTCCTTCTCTTCCGCATCCAATCTTTCACATTTTCCACGCCTTCCGGTTCTACTTCTTGGGAATTCTTCCAGAAATGGACGGCGATCACGATTGACTCCACCACGGACCACAGTTGTTCCGATAGACTCGGCAATCTAACAGCCAAGCTCCGGGAGTCAGTCACTTTCCTCCCTCTCAAGGACCTGAGATATGCCGACATGGAAGCTGCCATGTCTGGGAATACTTGGTTCATGAGCTCCTTAAGCGACACTGTCGAAGAGAACGAAGCAGAGCACCTCTATTTCCCTTCCCAAGGATCCAAGGGAAGAATCTTATGCATCAAGGGGCGGGATAGCAAAGATGGCAGCAAAAACTCTTATGCTTTGGCATGGCCTGAGAGCCTTCCAGAATCAGCCACTCTCTTGGAGGGCCTGAGCTTTGTATCAGACACCTACTATGACTACCTGAATCTGTGGCACGGGTTATACGCAGTGGCACCTTTTGTTGGGTGGTCAAAGAAGAACCAATGCTTGAAGCCAACAAGGTGGGTACTGTTCCATTGGGGTGAGCTCAGGAGCAAGATGGGGGCTTGGGCTCAGAACCTCATGCGAGCAACCTACGGAGATGTCGCCGTTGAAGTCTTCAGGGGAGGAGGGGACGGACCGTATTGTTTTGAGAGGGCAGTTGTGATGAGGCACAATATTGAGAacatggggaagaagaagagggtgcAAGTTTCTGAGCAGCTGAGATGTAAGGCAAGAGAGTTTTGCGGGATCAACACAAGTAGTAAAGGCAACGAGGTGAACGAGAGAGGGGAACCGGTCGTGAACATGACTTTACTCATGAGAAGAGGCTCGAGGTCGTTCAAGAACGCCTCGGCCGTGGTTAACGTGTTCACTAGGGAATGTGAGAGGGTGGACGGATGCGCCCTGAGCGTTGTTCAGTCCGAAGATCTGAGCTTCTGCGACCAG GTGCGAGTGATGACTTACACGGACATCGTGGCGACCCCACATGGCGCACAGCTGACAAACATGCTCTTCATGGAGCCGGGCAGTAGGGTGATGGAATTCTTCCCCAGAGGATGGTTAGAGCTCGCAGGCATTGGCCGACATGCCCACCGTTGGACGGCTGAGCTGTGTGGCATGATACACGAGGGCACATACTGGGAACCGCTGGGGACTAAAGATTGCCCCAACCCTCACCAGGATCTCGATTGCTTCTTATTCTACAAAGATGGCCAGGTGGGGCACAATGAAACATTCTTTGCCGAGTGGACGAGAGACGTCCTCAGCCGAGTCAGAGAAAGCAAACTGGAAGAAGCCAAGAAGCGTTTGCAGCCTAAGAGAACCACCTGCGTCTGCTAG
- the LOC104448006 gene encoding serine/threonine-protein kinase PEPKR2, with the protein MRKKRKGSEADESTQLPELSRSVHDLQSSNLRSHYSLEGYTRLKKRCKEDAGTEPVASCKSRLAGIATAPPCGSSSLVAPGRGLKRKIGCIDVATRMGRKKKIEDDYISGDSIGQGKFGSVWLCRSKITGVEFACKTLKKGEDLVHREVEIMQHLSGDPGVVTLKAVYEEPESFHLVMELCSGGRLIDQMVKEGPFLEQRAANIFKEVMVVIKYCHEMGVAHRDIKPENILLTPSGKLKLADFGLAMRFSSGQSLTGLAGSPAYVAPEVLMGNYSEKVDIWSAGVLLYALLLGALPFQGDSLEEVFEAIKSVKLDFQSGIWQSVSTPARDLIARMLTRDVSARITAEEVLRHSWILFYTERSKLKNQVAASSVQVSAAPGLEQCGSRVCSGSSNRGSRLPSPSSLSCEPEEFDECCFVDALSVAISQVRISEPKRSRLCSPTGPIEQQCSSNIRSNTLCKAF; encoded by the exons atgaggaaaaagaggaaagggagTGAAGCTGATGAGTCTACTCAGCTGCCGGAACTTTCGAGATCTGTCCATGATTTGCAGTCGTCGAATCTGAGGTCTCATTATTCGTTGGAAGGTTATACGAGGCTGAAGAAGAGGTGCAAAGAAGATGCGGGCACTGAACCTGTTGCTTCCTGTAAAAGTAGGCTGGCGGGCATCGCCACAGCTCCGCCTTGCGGCAGCTCGTCCTTGGTTGCTCCTGGGAGAGGTTTAAAGAGGAAGATAGGATGTATAGACGTTGCTACCCGAATGGGTCGGAAGAAAAAGATTGAGGATGATTACATTTCAGGTGACTCAATTGGCCAAGGAAAATTTGGTTCTGTTTGGCTCTGTAGGTCTAAGATCACTGGTGTGGAATTTGCCTGTAAGACTTTGAAGAAAGGGGAGGATTTAGTTCACCGGGAAGTGGAGATAATGCAGCATTTATCGGGAGATCCGGGGGTTGTAACGTTGAAGGCAGTGTATGAGGAGCCAGAATCTTTTCACCTGGTGATGGAGTTATGCTCTGGGGGACGTTTGATTGATCAGATGGTGAAGGAAGGTCCTTTTTTAGAGCAGCGGGCTGCAAATATATTCAAGGAGGTGATGGTTGTCATCAAATATTGTCATGAAATGGGTGTCGCTCACAGAGATATCAAGCCCGAAAATATCCTGCTTACACCCTCAGGAAAGTTGAAGCTTGCAGATTTTGGACTAGCCATGAGATTCTCTTCTG GTCAGAGCTTAACAGGTTTGGCAGGAAGTCCCGCTTATGTTGCTCCAGAAGTTCTGATGGGGAATTATTCTGAGAAAGTTGATATATGGAGCGCGGGTGTCCTGCTATATGCACTCTTGCTGGGCGCTCTTCCCTTTCAAGGTGACTCACTAGAAGAAGTCTTTGAGGCAATCAAAAGTGTGAAGCTTGATTTTCAGTCAGGCATATGGCAGTCTGTGTCCACACCTGCTCGTGATCTAATTGCAAGAATGCTGACAAGAGATGTTTCCGCTAGGATAACTGCAGAGGAAGTATTAA GGCATTCTTGGATCTTGTTCTACACCGAGCGCTCAAAACTAAAGAACCAAGTGGCAGCTTCCTCTGTACAAGTGTCTGCTGCACCTGGCCTTGAGCAATGTGGAAGCAGAGTATGCTCTGGTTCTTCCAATAGAGGCTCAAGACTTCCATCACCCTCTAGTCTGAGCTGCGAGCCTGAGGAGTTTGATGAATGTTGTTTTGTGGATGCCCTTTCAGTTGCTATCTCACAAGTTAGGATTTCAGAGCCAAAGAGGAGCAGGCTGTGTAGTCCCACAGGCCCAATAGAGCAACAGTGCTCCTCTAACATAAGGTCTAATACACTCTGTAAAGCTTTCTGA